One genomic window of Psychrobacter cibarius includes the following:
- a CDS encoding NADP-dependent malic enzyme, which translates to MNDDTTLNTDNLSTEKEQFEQAALHYHEFPRPGKISVTPIKQLANQRDLALAYSPGVAVPCLEIQRDPTLAAKYTARSNLVGVITNGTAVLGLGNIGPLASKPVMEGKGVLFKKFAGIDVFDIEIAQNDPDKFIEAVASLEPTFGGINLEDIKAPECFKIERELRKRMNIPVFHDDQHGTSIIVAAAMLNALLITGKKIEEIKIVCSGAGAAAISCLDIICALGVNKNNIFVSDSRGIITTIRENLDETKQRYARETTATTIDEVMDDVDMFLGLSMPGTLSEDMVRRMAKDPIVFALANPTPEIMPELAHAVRPDVIMATGRSDYPNQVNNALCFPYIFRGALDVGATTVNEEMKVACVRAIAAMAHVEATPTTSARNIEKMQSFGRDYLIPGPLEPNLIIEIASAVAQAAMDSGVATLPIADMQAYRQRLSEFVYNSAFVMKPIFARAKADPKRIVYCEGEDNNILLAVQVVVDEKLAQPILIGRPSVIEANIEKLGLRLKDGVNISIVNIDDDPRYKDYWQGYYEKNKRLGVSIELARRDVRRKTTLIGSLLVENGAADGMVCGTFSHYQLHLKYVQSVIGKKEGVNDFYAMNAVLMQDRNIFIADTYIHEDPTAEQLAEMTVLAVDQLRRFGITPRVALVSHSNFGASNRTSAVKMRKVYELLTDMNVDFEFDGEMQGDAALNEHIRLNNMPSSPLKGAANLLILPTLDASNIAFNLLKTATGSASIGPILLGTSKPVHILTPSATARGIVNMTALSVTEAQDLASENQ; encoded by the coding sequence ATGAATGACGATACCACTTTGAATACGGATAACCTTAGTACAGAAAAAGAGCAGTTTGAACAAGCTGCCTTACATTATCATGAGTTCCCACGTCCAGGCAAAATCTCTGTCACCCCTATTAAGCAGTTGGCAAACCAACGTGACTTAGCACTTGCCTATTCACCAGGTGTGGCAGTTCCTTGTCTTGAGATTCAAAGAGATCCGACGTTAGCGGCTAAATATACCGCCCGTAGCAACTTGGTTGGTGTTATCACCAACGGTACAGCGGTACTGGGTCTAGGTAATATCGGGCCATTGGCATCGAAGCCTGTAATGGAAGGTAAAGGGGTTCTATTCAAAAAATTCGCAGGTATCGATGTTTTTGATATTGAAATTGCACAAAATGATCCAGACAAATTCATCGAAGCTGTTGCCTCTCTTGAGCCTACTTTCGGTGGCATCAATCTAGAAGACATCAAAGCACCAGAATGTTTCAAAATTGAGCGTGAATTACGTAAGCGCATGAACATTCCAGTATTTCATGATGACCAACATGGTACGTCAATCATTGTTGCAGCAGCGATGCTCAACGCGCTATTGATTACTGGCAAAAAAATCGAAGAGATTAAAATCGTCTGTTCAGGTGCTGGTGCTGCTGCCATTTCTTGTTTAGATATTATTTGCGCACTTGGTGTAAACAAAAATAATATCTTTGTTTCAGATTCACGCGGTATCATTACGACTATCCGTGAAAATCTTGACGAAACCAAACAGCGCTATGCGCGTGAGACGACTGCGACCACTATCGACGAAGTGATGGATGATGTCGATATGTTCCTTGGTCTATCGATGCCTGGTACGTTATCTGAAGATATGGTTCGCCGTATGGCAAAAGACCCTATCGTCTTTGCACTTGCTAACCCAACGCCTGAGATCATGCCAGAATTGGCGCACGCCGTACGTCCAGATGTCATCATGGCAACGGGTCGCTCAGACTATCCAAACCAAGTAAACAACGCTTTATGCTTCCCTTATATCTTCCGCGGCGCATTAGATGTTGGTGCCACGACTGTTAACGAAGAGATGAAAGTTGCTTGTGTAAGAGCTATTGCTGCGATGGCACACGTTGAAGCAACGCCGACCACCAGCGCTAGAAACATTGAAAAAATGCAAAGTTTCGGTCGTGATTACCTAATTCCAGGACCTTTAGAGCCAAACCTAATCATCGAGATCGCGTCTGCGGTCGCTCAAGCTGCGATGGACTCAGGCGTTGCAACCTTACCTATCGCTGATATGCAAGCTTATCGTCAGCGTCTGTCTGAGTTTGTCTATAACTCTGCATTCGTGATGAAACCAATCTTTGCTCGCGCTAAAGCCGATCCGAAACGTATCGTTTACTGTGAAGGTGAAGACAATAATATCTTACTTGCTGTGCAAGTGGTCGTTGATGAAAAGCTAGCCCAACCTATTTTAATTGGTCGTCCTTCAGTCATCGAAGCCAATATCGAAAAATTAGGGTTACGTCTAAAAGATGGTGTGAACATCTCTATCGTCAATATCGATGACGATCCTCGTTATAAAGACTACTGGCAGGGTTACTACGAGAAGAACAAACGTCTTGGTGTGAGTATTGAACTTGCTCGTCGTGATGTTCGTCGTAAGACCACATTGATCGGCTCACTATTGGTCGAAAATGGCGCTGCAGATGGCATGGTATGTGGTACGTTTAGCCATTATCAGTTGCACTTAAAATATGTACAAAGCGTTATTGGCAAAAAAGAAGGTGTGAACGACTTCTATGCTATGAATGCGGTACTCATGCAAGATCGTAATATTTTCATCGCCGATACTTATATCCACGAAGATCCAACGGCTGAACAATTGGCTGAAATGACTGTCTTGGCGGTTGATCAATTACGTCGCTTTGGCATTACACCACGTGTCGCGCTCGTTTCTCATTCTAACTTTGGCGCTTCAAATCGCACCAGTGCTGTAAAAATGCGCAAGGTCTATGAACTGCTAACAGACATGAATGTAGACTTTGAATTCGACGGCGAGATGCAAGGTGACGCCGCGTTGAATGAACATATTCGTTTAAACAACATGCCATCAAGTCCATTAAAAGGTGCTGCAAATCTGCTCATCTTACCAACACTTGACGCCTCAAATATTGCCTTCAACTTACTCAAGACAGCAACTGGTAGTGCCTCTATTGGTCCTATTTTATTAGGTACTAGCAAACCGGTACATATTCTCACACCATCAGCAACTGCACGTGGTATCGTCAATATGACTGCTCTTTCCGTTACTGAAGCTCAAGATTTAGCGAGCGAAAATCAGTAA
- a CDS encoding tRNA nucleotidyltransferase has translation MQIYLVGGAVRDQLLARPIKDKDFVVVGATVAEMLDAGFQQVGADFPVFLHPSSHEEYALARTERKEGLGYKGFSVHASPDVSLKEDLQRRDLTINAMAIEVTSLTDDTPINGDVIDYYGGMADIESKTLRHVSGAFSEDPLRVLRTARFYSRYYDLGFVIADETLTLMRQLVDSGELAHLSAERIWQESSRATMQLSPHVYWQQLFEIGALTEYFAPLHEAWTNTQIRETVQTALYFAGQMKLNLSQRWALLMSSLNSFLFTSEHTNENVNKAANIKGINGIGNAAKVPKAHTQFSTLFAQQVAKLSTIHHLSAAEKIDLIQTCGAHKEPDKLSQLLVTSHVLQLATQHRQMMLALNSFHAISMQDIDSALTGPAIGTALRQARIEHLQVRNQC, from the coding sequence ATGCAAATTTACCTTGTCGGCGGTGCGGTACGCGATCAACTGTTAGCACGTCCTATTAAAGATAAAGATTTTGTCGTCGTTGGTGCAACTGTAGCAGAAATGCTTGATGCAGGGTTCCAGCAAGTGGGTGCAGATTTCCCTGTATTTTTGCACCCTAGTAGCCATGAAGAATACGCACTGGCACGCACTGAACGCAAAGAAGGCTTGGGGTATAAAGGCTTTAGCGTACATGCCAGTCCTGACGTCAGCTTAAAAGAGGATCTACAACGTCGAGACTTGACGATTAATGCCATGGCGATAGAAGTCACCAGCTTAACTGATGATACGCCTATCAACGGTGACGTCATTGACTATTATGGTGGCATGGCTGATATAGAAAGCAAAACCTTGCGTCATGTATCAGGTGCATTTAGCGAAGATCCTCTACGAGTGCTTCGAACCGCTCGCTTCTATAGCCGTTATTATGACCTAGGTTTTGTCATTGCTGATGAAACTTTGACGTTGATGCGCCAATTGGTTGACTCTGGAGAGCTTGCGCATTTAAGTGCAGAGCGCATTTGGCAAGAATCTAGCCGTGCAACCATGCAGCTATCGCCGCACGTATACTGGCAACAACTGTTTGAGATTGGTGCGCTCACAGAATATTTTGCCCCACTACATGAAGCTTGGACTAATACTCAGATACGTGAAACGGTACAGACTGCGCTATATTTCGCAGGGCAAATGAAATTGAACTTGTCACAACGTTGGGCGCTATTAATGAGTAGCCTTAATTCATTTTTATTTACCTCAGAACATACAAATGAAAACGTAAATAAAGCAGCCAATATAAAAGGTATCAATGGTATAGGCAACGCCGCTAAGGTACCAAAGGCACACACTCAATTTTCGACTCTCTTCGCTCAGCAAGTCGCAAAGCTAAGCACAATACACCATTTAAGCGCGGCTGAAAAAATTGATCTCATACAAACTTGCGGCGCTCATAAAGAGCCTGATAAGTTATCGCAGCTATTAGTGACCAGCCACGTGTTGCAATTGGCAACACAGCACCGTCAGATGATGCTAGCACTGAATAGCTTTCATGCCATTAGTATGCAGGATATTGACTCAGCACTAACAGGCCCTGCGATTGGTACGGCATTACGACAAGCCAGAATTGAGCACTTGCAAGTACGAAACCAATGTTAA
- a CDS encoding SDR family oxidoreductase, translated as MLRKFKKMQQRDIIDSIPMQRIGRPDEIAHHVLYLVQANYVTAEIITVDGGRSLTLADSHI; from the coding sequence ATGTTAAGAAAATTTAAAAAGATGCAGCAGCGCGATATCATTGACTCAATTCCTATGCAGCGTATAGGTCGACCTGACGAGATTGCCCATCATGTGTTGTACCTAGTACAGGCAAATTATGTTACTGCTGAGATTATTACTGTTGATGGTGGTCGCAGCCTGACATTGGCTGATAGTCATATTTGA
- a CDS encoding NAD-dependent malic enzyme has protein sequence MSNKRPLYIPVAGPALLETPLLNKGSAFSSEERDSFNLTGLLPHNIETIEEQSLRAYHQLRSFTNDMDKHIYLRNIQDTNETLFHHLIEQHIEEVMPLIYTPTVGQACEKFSQIYRRKRGLFISYPERHKIDDMLQNATKQNVKVIVVTDGERILGLGDQGIGGMGIPIGKLALYTACGGISPAYCLPILLDVGTNNQQLLDDPMYMGWRNPRISGDEYNEFVDLFIQAVKRRWPEALLQFEDFAQENATPLLNKYRDQLCCFNDDIQGTAAVSVGTLIAACLNKGQKLSQQKIAFLGAGSAGCGIAEHIIRQMQREGLTEAQARSQVFMVDRYGLLTDNMTELQKFQEPLVQKESAIESWDKSKKLGLAQVVKQAKITVLFGVSGQKGLFTQEVIESLCVNTEHPIVLPLSNPTSRVEATPQEVTNWSKGQAIVATGSPFPHTTFEGQSFEVSQCNNSYIFPGIGLGVLAARATGISDNMLMAASQALADISMEYEKAPGAILPPIKVIREISEKIAYAVALQAAQDKLALPITAENLQRRLKANFWLPEYRNYRRTSF, from the coding sequence ATGTCAAACAAGCGTCCTTTATATATTCCCGTTGCAGGGCCCGCTCTTTTAGAGACTCCTTTACTAAATAAAGGCAGTGCTTTTTCATCAGAAGAGCGCGATAGCTTTAATTTAACTGGGCTATTACCTCATAACATTGAGACAATTGAAGAGCAATCACTACGCGCTTATCATCAACTGCGCTCATTCACTAATGATATGGATAAGCATATTTACTTGCGTAACATACAAGATACCAATGAAACCTTATTTCACCATCTAATTGAGCAGCATATTGAAGAGGTTATGCCGCTCATTTATACCCCGACGGTTGGTCAAGCATGTGAAAAATTCTCGCAAATTTATCGCCGTAAACGTGGTTTATTTATCTCATATCCTGAGCGCCATAAAATCGATGACATGCTGCAAAATGCTACCAAACAAAATGTGAAGGTAATCGTTGTCACTGACGGCGAACGTATATTAGGTCTAGGGGATCAAGGTATTGGTGGTATGGGTATTCCCATTGGTAAATTGGCTTTGTACACCGCTTGTGGTGGTATTAGCCCAGCTTATTGCCTACCAATTTTGTTGGATGTTGGTACCAATAATCAACAGCTACTTGACGATCCTATGTACATGGGCTGGAGAAACCCACGCATTTCTGGTGATGAATATAATGAGTTTGTCGACTTATTTATTCAAGCCGTTAAACGTCGTTGGCCTGAGGCATTATTACAATTTGAAGATTTTGCCCAAGAGAACGCGACACCATTATTGAATAAATATCGTGACCAATTATGCTGCTTTAATGATGACATTCAGGGCACTGCTGCGGTTTCAGTCGGTACTTTAATCGCTGCGTGCTTAAATAAAGGCCAAAAGCTTAGCCAACAAAAAATCGCATTTTTAGGGGCAGGGTCTGCTGGTTGCGGTATTGCTGAGCATATCATTCGCCAAATGCAGCGTGAAGGGTTGACGGAGGCGCAGGCTCGCAGCCAAGTATTTATGGTTGACCGCTATGGCCTGCTTACTGATAACATGACGGAGCTACAAAAGTTCCAAGAACCGTTAGTACAAAAAGAATCCGCTATTGAAAGCTGGGATAAAAGTAAGAAACTCGGTTTAGCGCAAGTGGTTAAACAAGCAAAAATAACCGTATTATTCGGCGTCAGTGGACAAAAAGGTCTGTTCACCCAAGAGGTGATTGAATCTTTGTGTGTTAATACTGAACATCCTATTGTATTACCACTTTCAAACCCCACGTCTCGTGTGGAAGCGACCCCGCAAGAAGTGACTAATTGGAGCAAGGGTCAGGCAATTGTTGCAACAGGTAGCCCTTTCCCTCATACCACTTTTGAAGGTCAGTCTTTCGAGGTTTCTCAGTGTAATAACAGCTATATTTTCCCCGGTATTGGTCTGGGTGTTTTAGCAGCACGGGCAACGGGTATCAGCGATAATATGCTCATGGCGGCAAGCCAAGCCCTTGCAGATATATCAATGGAATACGAAAAAGCACCTGGTGCCATCCTACCGCCGATTAAAGTTATCAGAGAGATCAGTGAAAAAATAGCGTATGCGGTGGCATTGCAAGCGGCTCAAGATAAGCTAGCACTACCTATCACAGCGGAGAATTTACAACGTCGATTAAAAGCGAATTTTTGGTTGCCTGAATATCGTAATTATCGCCGTACTTCTTTCTAA
- a CDS encoding ABC transporter ATP-binding protein yields MSSQSHEVLRLEALKNSYNIGQPNEIEVLHGIDLTISNNDFAALIGPSGSGKSTLLNVLGLLDQPTSGELYLLGQATSAMNDAGRTALRGSSIGFVFQFHHLIQAFSALDNILMPLTLTRGRPNKLAIQKARELLAAVGLERFADSKPNELSGGQQQRVAIARALITEPALLLADEPTGNLDTVTAREVFELFRKVNQERDCAVLLVTHDPRLSASCDRTINLVDGRIDSDSLNN; encoded by the coding sequence ATGTCCAGTCAATCTCACGAAGTTCTGCGTTTAGAGGCACTAAAAAATTCTTATAATATCGGTCAACCTAATGAGATTGAGGTGCTGCACGGTATTGACTTAACCATCAGCAATAACGACTTTGCTGCCCTGATTGGTCCTTCTGGTTCAGGTAAAAGCACTTTGCTAAATGTACTAGGGTTACTAGATCAGCCAACCAGCGGTGAGCTATATCTATTGGGTCAAGCAACCAGCGCTATGAATGATGCTGGTCGCACCGCTTTGCGTGGCAGTAGTATTGGCTTTGTCTTTCAATTTCATCATCTGATTCAAGCGTTTAGTGCATTAGACAATATCTTAATGCCGCTAACATTGACAAGGGGTCGTCCAAATAAGCTTGCTATCCAAAAAGCGCGCGAGCTACTGGCAGCGGTTGGGTTAGAGCGCTTTGCTGACAGTAAACCTAACGAGCTATCAGGTGGTCAGCAACAGCGTGTTGCCATTGCACGCGCCTTGATAACCGAACCGGCATTGCTATTGGCTGATGAACCTACAGGTAATCTGGATACCGTGACGGCTAGAGAAGTGTTTGAGTTGTTCCGCAAAGTCAATCAGGAACGTGATTGCGCGGTATTGCTGGTCACCCATGATCCACGCTTGTCAGCATCTTGTGATCGAACGATTAATTTGGTTGATGGTCGTATTGATAGTGATAGTTTAAATAATTGA
- a CDS encoding ABC transporter permease yields the protein MTAFFGRLWIDANIAISFLREGRIQSLMITLGVAIGVAVIIFITALIQGLQTNLIDSTLGSQAHIRLVAPDEVNLIAPSADDTLQLIQEDKRPQRLRSINNWQQITDTLDQLPLLTAVSPNVSGPGFVRRGEALESVILVGTDLVRYQNIIPLNEYLISGELRVGADNVLIGSELAKDLGVEVGSKLRLDTGQDDGDSSPSNNLSNNLGSNINNNSAVVNIAGIFELGVRELDARYVYLDLKQAQSLLNLPGGITVIDLTVEDIFEAEEIAAQVGRLTSLQAESWIETNAQLLSGLTAQSLSSNMIVVFVAISVAFGIASVLSVSVVQRTREIGILRAMGATRQQILRIFLIQGAIFGLLGSIVGSGVSYVLVWSFNTFGPDIFTIPISINLILVTMSLATLTGVIAAAIPARRAAALDPVVAIRYV from the coding sequence TTGACGGCTTTTTTCGGTAGACTATGGATTGATGCCAACATTGCCATCAGTTTTTTACGCGAGGGACGCATACAGTCGTTGATGATTACTCTTGGAGTGGCGATAGGTGTTGCCGTTATTATATTTATCACCGCACTCATCCAAGGATTACAGACCAACCTTATTGACAGTACCCTCGGCAGTCAGGCACATATTCGCTTAGTAGCGCCAGACGAAGTCAACCTAATAGCGCCATCTGCTGATGATACGCTGCAACTGATACAAGAAGACAAGCGTCCACAGCGGCTACGTTCTATTAATAATTGGCAGCAAATCACTGACACGCTAGATCAACTGCCCTTATTAACTGCCGTATCGCCAAACGTGTCTGGGCCTGGGTTTGTCCGGCGTGGTGAGGCATTAGAGTCGGTAATACTAGTAGGTACTGACTTGGTGCGTTATCAGAATATAATCCCACTTAATGAATACTTAATCAGTGGTGAGCTGCGAGTGGGCGCAGATAATGTATTGATTGGTAGCGAGCTGGCTAAAGATTTGGGTGTAGAGGTCGGTAGTAAACTGCGCTTAGATACTGGTCAAGACGATGGCGATAGTAGTCCCAGTAATAATTTGAGTAACAACCTTGGTAGCAACATTAATAACAACAGCGCTGTAGTCAATATCGCTGGTATATTCGAGCTCGGCGTACGAGAGCTTGATGCGCGCTACGTGTATCTAGACCTAAAACAAGCGCAGTCATTACTCAACCTACCGGGCGGTATCACAGTCATTGATTTGACGGTTGAAGATATCTTTGAGGCGGAGGAAATCGCTGCACAAGTGGGTCGTTTGACCTCATTGCAAGCAGAAAGCTGGATTGAAACCAACGCCCAACTGCTGAGTGGTCTCACGGCTCAAAGTTTATCTAGTAATATGATTGTCGTTTTTGTGGCGATCTCAGTAGCTTTTGGCATTGCCAGTGTGCTGTCGGTCAGTGTGGTTCAGCGTACGCGCGAAATTGGTATCTTACGAGCCATGGGTGCAACTCGTCAGCAAATCCTACGAATATTCTTAATTCAAGGGGCTATATTTGGCTTGTTAGGCTCTATTGTCGGTAGTGGTGTCAGCTATGTATTGGTCTGGTCTTTTAATACTTTTGGGCCCGACATATTTACCATTCCCATATCGATAAACCTGATCTTAGTGACTATGTCGTTAGCCACGCTAACTGGTGTGATAGCAGCTGCTATTCCAGCGCGGCGCGCAGCAGCACTTGATCCAGTGGTGGCTATTCGTTATGTCTAA
- a CDS encoding efflux RND transporter periplasmic adaptor subunit has product MRAIPYKLIVSALLLIIVAGFFAFRWWQGPLLPSYRISSMPLVQTVVATGRIVAVSNTDIGSEISGVILERRVAEGEQVAAGDLLLVLSSDDVAAQVRQAEAELAELISSTRPQAVVDLTNAKVALAQADRNVERRRELAAISAISDEEMEQAIQSQAQARNNLENARLRANALSSGGVEEDLLRARIAALQAQLNKAQVRSKVSGTILTRNVEVGDLVQPGQSLFTIALDGKTEIRVPLDERNLSRLALQQPAVAIADAYPDKPFPVRISFIAPSIDPQRGTVEVRLSVDPVPDFLRQDMTVSVNIETDQRAKALVIPNDALANVKEDSAEVLLLRDGKIQRRVVKLGLRGLSASEVLLGLSAGDEILGDATVSLADGKRVRTALQAAPFAAPDADKMKTISDKSQAAETVN; this is encoded by the coding sequence TTGCGCGCTATTCCTTATAAACTGATTGTTAGCGCACTACTGCTCATCATTGTTGCGGGCTTTTTTGCCTTTCGCTGGTGGCAAGGACCACTATTACCAAGCTATAGAATATCTTCGATGCCTTTGGTGCAGACGGTCGTAGCGACTGGACGGATAGTTGCCGTATCGAATACTGACATTGGTAGCGAGATATCAGGTGTTATATTAGAGCGACGGGTAGCAGAAGGCGAACAAGTCGCTGCAGGAGATTTATTGTTGGTACTAAGCTCCGATGACGTTGCAGCCCAAGTGCGGCAAGCAGAAGCCGAGTTGGCGGAATTGATTAGTAGCACTCGTCCACAAGCAGTGGTGGATTTGACCAATGCCAAAGTAGCGTTGGCGCAAGCTGACCGTAATGTCGAGCGTAGGCGCGAATTGGCTGCTATCTCAGCCATCTCTGATGAGGAAATGGAGCAAGCGATTCAATCCCAAGCCCAAGCACGCAATAATCTTGAAAATGCACGCCTGAGAGCGAATGCACTCTCCTCTGGTGGTGTTGAAGAAGATTTATTACGTGCTCGTATCGCAGCATTGCAGGCTCAGCTCAATAAAGCGCAAGTACGTAGCAAAGTATCAGGCACTATTCTGACCCGTAATGTCGAGGTAGGTGATTTGGTGCAACCAGGTCAGAGCTTGTTTACTATTGCCCTCGATGGTAAGACTGAAATAAGAGTACCGCTTGATGAACGTAATTTATCTCGGTTGGCTTTGCAGCAACCAGCTGTTGCTATTGCCGATGCCTATCCGGATAAACCGTTTCCCGTACGTATTAGTTTCATTGCACCAAGTATAGATCCGCAACGCGGTACGGTAGAGGTGAGATTGTCCGTCGATCCTGTACCTGATTTTTTGCGTCAAGACATGACGGTATCAGTGAATATCGAAACGGATCAACGCGCAAAAGCCTTAGTCATTCCTAATGATGCACTAGCCAATGTTAAAGAAGACAGCGCCGAAGTATTATTATTGCGTGATGGTAAAATACAACGTCGAGTAGTGAAATTAGGGTTACGCGGGCTATCAGCATCAGAGGTGCTCTTAGGACTGAGCGCAGGCGATGAGATATTGGGTGATGCGACAGTCTCACTGGCTGATGGAAAAAGAGTGAGAACCGCGCTTCAAGCAGCACCTTTTGCCGCTCCTGATGCTGACAAGATGAAGACTATAAGTGATAAGAGCCAAGCAGCGGAGACAGTCAATTGA
- a CDS encoding ABC transporter ATP-binding protein, which produces MFHSFFTAISKTSPASRDSRINSSDIKSSDAGELLSMQDIHISHGHKTLLKIDKLTVPSQKLVAFIGPNGAGKSTLLHTVLGQHTGTALKTDGHITIYGQPINEVMNDGHIAWVGQHERFELPLTVLDYALLGVSPNLAWYQRPNSHHVERAQRLLQDFELSSLVSARVQTLSGGEKQRLAIVRALMQDTKIMMFDEPTNHLDIRHQRFLLHYLHNLVRQQRKSILVVLHDLTHAHRYTDEVVLLNGGQMVAQGTPSEVMTRSQLSDVYDVDIKVHQTEDGLVFV; this is translated from the coding sequence ATGTTTCATTCATTTTTTACGGCTATATCAAAGACATCACCAGCGAGTCGAGACAGTCGTATAAATAGTAGTGATATCAAGAGTAGTGATGCAGGCGAGCTGTTGTCGATGCAAGATATTCATATCTCGCATGGTCATAAAACATTGTTAAAGATAGACAAACTAACCGTGCCAAGCCAAAAGCTGGTCGCCTTTATCGGACCAAATGGCGCGGGTAAAAGTACGTTGTTGCATACGGTTTTAGGTCAACACACAGGAACCGCGCTTAAAACGGATGGTCACATTACGATTTACGGTCAGCCGATCAACGAGGTCATGAATGATGGTCATATCGCTTGGGTTGGACAACATGAGCGTTTTGAGCTGCCGTTAACGGTATTGGATTATGCGCTGTTAGGAGTCTCGCCAAATCTTGCATGGTATCAGCGCCCAAATAGCCATCATGTTGAGCGCGCGCAACGTTTACTACAAGATTTTGAGTTATCAAGTTTGGTCAGTGCCCGCGTGCAAACCTTATCAGGCGGTGAAAAGCAGCGCTTGGCTATCGTAAGGGCGCTAATGCAAGACACTAAAATCATGATGTTTGATGAGCCGACCAATCATCTTGATATTCGCCATCAGCGTTTTTTACTTCATTATTTGCATAATTTGGTGCGACAGCAACGCAAAAGTATCTTGGTTGTGTTGCATGATTTGACCCATGCGCATCGCTATACTGATGAAGTGGTGCTATTAAACGGTGGACAAATGGTTGCACAAGGAACGCCTAGTGAAGTGATGACACGCTCGCAACTAAGCGATGTTTATGATGTCGACATTAAGGTGCATCAAACTGAAGATGGCTTGGTGTTTGTATGA
- a CDS encoding iron ABC transporter permease, which yields MANTISASISTQTGKHKPSIYYITAAVISVLLIWLALGIGFGEWSSPSHLDDTIWQLRYPRVVTALLVGMALSVSGAALQALFENPLADPSLIGTSGGAALGVVLVLALGFGGIGIPLAAFTGSVLVCLFILACHRFLGGGQMGLLILGFVISAFCAAVVSLILFMSDDMVLRSATNWLSGSMAEAGFVPLRYSIVSMLLGLAILLPLGRQLDGLMLGEAAAKSLGIKVGVVRCLVVIASALLTGAAVSLAGVIGFIGMMVPNLLAILFGGGRMRLMIWSGWLGAILLLVIDGAARHVAYPVDVPVGIVLALLGGPFFIWLFVRSSRR from the coding sequence ATGGCAAATACGATTTCTGCTTCTATCTCTACACAAACTGGAAAACATAAACCTAGCATCTACTATATTACTGCCGCTGTCATATCTGTGCTACTAATTTGGTTGGCGCTTGGTATTGGCTTTGGCGAATGGTCAAGCCCTAGCCATCTTGACGATACTATTTGGCAGCTGCGTTATCCGCGTGTGGTGACGGCATTACTGGTTGGTATGGCGTTGTCAGTTAGTGGTGCAGCATTACAGGCTTTATTTGAAAATCCTTTAGCGGACCCTAGCTTAATCGGTACATCAGGTGGCGCAGCGCTTGGTGTTGTTTTGGTTCTGGCATTGGGGTTTGGCGGCATTGGGATACCGCTTGCGGCGTTTACTGGAAGTGTATTGGTGTGCTTGTTTATTCTCGCTTGTCATCGGTTTTTGGGTGGTGGGCAGATGGGCTTGCTGATATTGGGATTTGTCATCAGTGCTTTTTGTGCGGCGGTGGTCAGCCTAATTTTATTCATGTCTGATGACATGGTGCTGCGTTCCGCGACCAATTGGCTGTCAGGCAGTATGGCGGAAGCGGGCTTTGTACCGCTGCGTTATTCGATTGTCTCTATGTTATTGGGGTTAGCAATTTTATTGCCATTAGGTCGTCAGTTGGATGGACTGATGCTTGGTGAAGCCGCTGCTAAATCTTTGGGTATCAAAGTGGGTGTGGTTCGTTGTTTGGTCGTGATTGCCTCGGCATTATTAACAGGGGCAGCGGTGTCTTTAGCAGGCGTCATTGGTTTTATTGGCATGATGGTACCAAACCTATTAGCTATTCTGTTTGGTGGCGGACGTATGCGTCTCATGATTTGGTCTGGCTGGCTTGGGGCGATATTATTACTCGTCATTGATGGCGCGGCGCGGCATGTTGCTTATCCAGTGGATGTGCCCGTTGGCATCGTTTTAGCGTTGCTTGGCGGTCCATTCTTTATTTGGCTGTTTGTGCGTAGTAGCCGCCGCTAA